A genomic window from Trueperaceae bacterium includes:
- the ftsZ gene encoding cell division protein FtsZ: protein MSFSENAVIRVIGLGGGGNNAVNRMIETGLQGVEFVAANTDAQVLATSLADVRIQMGDHITKGLGAGANPEIGEKAAIEDRDRIAEALRGADLVFITAGMGGGTGTGSAPVVAEVARELGALAIAVVTTPFSFEGPRRMRQAEEGLRRLEDKVDALIVVENQRLLSALDRKVRLNDAFRVADRVLYHGVRGISDVINVPGMINVDFADVKALLQGAGTVLMGIGAGRGENVAEEAANSATHSPLLARGVEGARNLLINVTGSEELTLADATEIVEKISEATEVDDVNVLFGVTYDEDAADEVRVTVIAAGFDSAPQTRVLRPTHLRTTITNRTYDPSNYDIPAFLRYNPDLNEN from the coding sequence ATGAGCTTCAGTGAGAACGCGGTCATCCGCGTCATAGGCCTCGGCGGTGGCGGCAACAACGCCGTCAACCGCATGATCGAGACTGGTCTCCAGGGCGTCGAGTTCGTCGCCGCCAACACGGACGCGCAGGTGCTGGCCACCAGCCTCGCCGACGTCCGCATCCAGATGGGCGACCACATCACCAAGGGCCTGGGCGCTGGGGCGAACCCCGAGATCGGCGAGAAGGCCGCGATCGAGGACCGGGACCGCATCGCCGAGGCGCTGCGCGGCGCCGACCTCGTCTTCATCACCGCCGGCATGGGCGGCGGCACCGGCACCGGCAGCGCGCCCGTCGTCGCCGAGGTCGCGCGCGAGCTGGGCGCCTTGGCCATCGCCGTCGTGACCACGCCGTTCTCCTTCGAGGGCCCGCGCCGCATGCGCCAGGCCGAGGAGGGCCTGCGCCGGCTCGAGGACAAGGTCGACGCGCTCATCGTCGTCGAGAACCAACGGCTGCTCTCCGCCCTCGACCGCAAGGTCAGGCTGAACGACGCCTTCCGCGTCGCCGACCGCGTGCTCTACCACGGCGTGCGCGGCATCTCCGACGTGATCAACGTGCCCGGCATGATCAACGTCGACTTCGCCGACGTAAAGGCGCTGCTGCAGGGCGCCGGCACCGTGCTCATGGGCATCGGCGCCGGCCGCGGGGAGAACGTCGCCGAGGAGGCCGCCAACTCGGCCACGCACAGCCCCCTGCTGGCGCGCGGCGTCGAGGGCGCCCGCAACCTGCTCATCAACGTCACCGGCTCCGAGGAGCTCACGCTCGCCGACGCCACCGAGATCGTCGAGAAGATCTCGGAGGCCACCGAGGTCGACGACGTCAACGTCCTCTTCGGCGTCACCTACGACGAGGACGCGGCCGACGAGGTGCGCGTCACCGTCATCGCCGCCGGCTTCGACTCGGCGCCGCAGACCCGCGTGCTCAGGCCCACCCACCTGCGCACGACGATCACGAACCGCACCTACGACCCCAGCAACTACGACATCCCGGCGTTCCTCCGCTACAACCCCGACCTGAACGAGAACTGA
- the ftsA gene encoding cell division protein FtsA: protein MSDERIIVGLDIGTTKICTVIGEVAKDGVLDIIGEGTVPSDGLRKGVVVNLERTIVAVKQSVAEAQRMAGVEVRSAWVGVAGSHLKALTSHGMAAIRRGQEITRQDIERTIENARAVPLEQNMEVLHVIPQEYVVDGNDGIKDPVGMSGVRLEVDVHIVAGAQGPLQNLRRCAVDAGVEVEGLVVQSLASGLAVLTPGEQELTTVLIDIGGGTTDIGVFRRGTLAHSAVIPVGGDHVTQDISQLLRIQSDEAERVKRRYGVALPELADRDVELEVANPNYTASISTFELAQVIKPRVVEILDLVKRNIEQKMGALELLAGNVVITGGASLMPGIDQVANERFRLPVRIGKPDGVSGLSDVVASPAHATAVGLVRYGMAQTGPAGATRRQKREGSLGGGWFDRVRNVIKDFF, encoded by the coding sequence ATGAGCGACGAGCGGATCATCGTCGGGCTCGACATCGGTACCACCAAGATCTGCACGGTCATAGGCGAGGTGGCCAAGGACGGCGTGCTCGACATCATCGGCGAGGGGACGGTGCCTTCCGACGGCCTACGCAAGGGGGTCGTCGTCAACCTCGAGCGGACGATCGTCGCCGTCAAGCAGTCCGTCGCCGAGGCCCAGCGCATGGCCGGCGTGGAGGTAAGGTCCGCCTGGGTCGGCGTGGCGGGCAGCCACCTCAAGGCGCTCACGAGCCACGGCATGGCCGCCATACGCCGCGGCCAGGAGATCACGCGCCAGGACATCGAGCGCACGATCGAGAACGCGCGCGCCGTGCCCCTGGAGCAGAACATGGAGGTCCTCCACGTCATCCCGCAGGAGTACGTGGTGGACGGCAACGACGGCATCAAGGACCCGGTCGGCATGTCCGGCGTGCGGCTCGAGGTCGACGTCCACATCGTCGCCGGCGCGCAGGGGCCGCTGCAGAACCTGCGCCGCTGCGCCGTCGACGCCGGCGTGGAGGTCGAGGGCCTCGTCGTGCAGTCGCTGGCCTCCGGCCTGGCGGTGCTGACGCCCGGCGAGCAGGAGCTGACGACGGTGCTCATCGACATCGGCGGCGGCACCACCGACATCGGCGTGTTCCGCCGCGGCACCCTCGCCCACTCGGCCGTGATCCCGGTCGGCGGCGACCACGTCACCCAGGACATCAGCCAGCTGTTGCGCATCCAGTCCGACGAGGCCGAGCGCGTGAAGCGCCGCTACGGCGTCGCCCTGCCGGAGCTCGCCGACCGCGACGTCGAGCTGGAGGTCGCGAACCCGAACTACACCGCGTCGATCTCCACCTTCGAGCTGGCGCAGGTGATCAAGCCGCGCGTGGTCGAGATCCTCGACCTCGTGAAGAGGAACATCGAGCAGAAGATGGGCGCCCTCGAGCTGCTGGCCGGCAACGTCGTCATCACCGGCGGCGCCTCGCTGATGCCCGGCATCGACCAGGTCGCCAACGAGCGCTTCCGGCTGCCCGTGCGCATCGGCAAGCCGGACGGCGTCTCCGGCCTGTCCGACGTCGTCGCCAGCCCGGCCCACGCCACGGCCGTCGGGCTGGTGCGCTACGGCATGGCGCAGACGGGCCCGGCGGGCGCCACGCGGCGCCAGAAGAGGGAGGGCAGCTTGGGCGGAGGCTGGTTCGACAGGGTGCGGAACGTCATCAAGGACTTCTTCTGA
- a CDS encoding FtsQ-type POTRA domain-containing protein yields the protein MRGLLLALLVLACALVVASRFWPRVEHVVVTGNERFTAEQVMDMAGVHPGDPFLWVTRRNVDRLGAEPWVLSATVVRRWPDTVSVHVTERTPALTDGVTTWSADGTVLPGVPADEAAALPVLRGWGEDRTSEALELVRLLRPFGVQVISYSPEGFEIQLIGTTLHTPSAEALREQWSAFVNHRGGTVSVYPWGVATSDE from the coding sequence GTGCGCGGCCTCCTCCTCGCCCTGCTCGTGCTGGCCTGCGCCCTCGTCGTGGCGAGCCGCTTCTGGCCGCGCGTCGAGCACGTGGTCGTGACGGGCAACGAGCGCTTCACCGCCGAACAGGTGATGGACATGGCCGGCGTGCACCCGGGCGACCCCTTCCTGTGGGTGACCCGCCGCAACGTGGACAGGCTCGGGGCCGAGCCGTGGGTGCTCTCCGCCACCGTCGTGCGCCGCTGGCCGGACACGGTCTCGGTGCACGTGACCGAGCGGACGCCGGCGCTGACGGACGGCGTCACGACCTGGTCGGCCGATGGTACAGTCCTTCCCGGCGTCCCGGCCGACGAGGCCGCAGCGTTGCCTGTGCTCAGGGGGTGGGGCGAGGACCGCACCTCCGAGGCGCTGGAGCTCGTGAGGCTCCTCAGGCCCTTCGGAGTGCAGGTGATAAGCTACTCGCCAGAAGGATTCGAGATCCAGTTGATAGGCACAACGCTTCACACCCCGAGCGCCGAGGCCTTGCGTGAGCAATGGTCGGCCTTCGTCAACCACCGCGGCGGTACCGTGTCGGTCTACCCCTGGGGGGTGGCGACCAGCGATGAGTGA
- a CDS encoding UDP-N-acetylmuramate dehydrogenase, which produces MPERTAPARTVLLSAYTTLKVGGPAELWEVEDEDDLREAASAPYRVLGGGSNLLVADAGVPERVIRLGRAFNDVRAFDGRADVWLGAATPLPGLVRRAQRAGLSGLEGLLGVPAVLGGAVAMNAGTRFGEMSDTLKEVELFVGGALERVPAHELGLSYRRAELPDGAIVTRARLRLTPSTPEAVQAYMEKVDAARAGQPKVKSAGCAFKNPPGDSAGRLIDRAGLKGRRVGDAMVAFEHGNFVLNLGAATAADVLALVEEVRAEMRSRGVDLELEWRLWGF; this is translated from the coding sequence GTGCCTGAGCGCACCGCCCCGGCGCGCACGGTCCTCCTCTCCGCCTACACGACCCTGAAGGTGGGCGGTCCGGCCGAGCTGTGGGAGGTCGAGGACGAGGACGACCTGCGGGAGGCGGCGAGCGCGCCGTACCGGGTGCTGGGCGGCGGCTCGAACCTCCTGGTGGCCGACGCGGGCGTACCAGAGCGGGTGATACGCCTCGGGCGCGCCTTCAACGACGTGCGCGCCTTCGACGGGCGCGCCGACGTCTGGCTCGGCGCCGCCACGCCACTGCCCGGCCTAGTCAGGCGCGCGCAGCGGGCCGGCCTGTCCGGCCTCGAGGGCCTCCTGGGCGTCCCCGCCGTCCTGGGGGGAGCCGTCGCGATGAACGCCGGCACGCGCTTCGGCGAGATGTCCGACACCCTGAAGGAGGTCGAGCTGTTCGTCGGCGGCGCGCTCGAGCGCGTGCCCGCCCACGAGCTGGGCCTCTCCTACCGCCGCGCCGAGCTGCCCGACGGCGCGATCGTCACGCGCGCGCGCCTGCGGCTCACGCCCTCCACGCCCGAGGCCGTGCAGGCGTACATGGAGAAGGTCGACGCGGCGCGCGCCGGCCAGCCGAAGGTGAAGTCGGCCGGCTGCGCGTTCAAGAACCCGCCCGGGGACTCGGCGGGGCGCCTGATCGACCGCGCCGGCCTCAAGGGCCGGCGCGTGGGCGACGCGATGGTCGCCTTCGAGCACGGCAACTTCGTGCTCAACCTCGGCGCCGCCACCGCCGCCGACGTGCTGGCGCTCGTCGAGGAGGTGCGCGCCGAGATGCGCTCCCGCGGCGTGGACCTCGAGCTCGAGTGGCGCCTGTGGGGGTTCTGA
- the murC gene encoding UDP-N-acetylmuramate--L-alanine ligase gives MTTPQTEALRAPENLSRIHPATTRLHFVGVGGVSMQALALWCRQDGFAVSGCDPRLDSARDALAAAGVEVMGGHDVSHAGEAEVVVHSMAVPADHPELVAARDAGALVVRRIELLGELFRRRRAIGVTGSHGKSTTTGMLATMLVALDDGTSVQLGARLPSIGGSHRYGAGEWLVAEVDESDSGFADLTPEVAVITNLEDDHIAGDFLERRNYHASVADLEAAARRYALSARALVYSADWPDLGRVVAGHPAAVTFGVSEGAGFRVTDLEVEAGGSRFTLLRPEGAPLEVRLQVPGRHNALNAAAAVAALTQAGFDPEPALESLAAFGGVGRRWQVWGELRGALVVDDYAVHVTEVSTVLSVARATGRRVRAVLQPHRWVRTARQWKQLAEAAAAADEVLVLEVYAAGEAPIPGVSPDLIVDRLTELGVRASRHDLASATRYLRGDAAAGDLVITLGAGDVWRVAEALVAGDDGA, from the coding sequence GTGACCACACCGCAGACCGAGGCGCTCCGCGCGCCGGAGAACCTGTCGCGGATCCACCCTGCCACCACGCGCCTGCACTTCGTGGGCGTGGGCGGCGTGAGCATGCAGGCCCTCGCCCTCTGGTGCCGCCAGGACGGCTTCGCCGTGAGCGGCTGCGACCCGCGCCTCGACTCCGCCCGCGACGCCCTGGCCGCCGCCGGCGTGGAGGTCATGGGCGGCCACGACGTGAGCCACGCCGGCGAGGCCGAGGTCGTCGTGCACAGCATGGCCGTGCCCGCCGACCACCCCGAGCTCGTCGCCGCGCGCGACGCGGGGGCGCTCGTCGTCAGGCGCATCGAGCTCCTCGGCGAGCTGTTCAGGCGACGCCGCGCGATCGGCGTCACGGGCTCGCACGGCAAGAGCACGACCACCGGCATGCTCGCCACGATGCTCGTGGCCCTCGACGACGGCACCTCGGTGCAGCTCGGCGCGAGGCTGCCCAGCATCGGCGGCAGCCACCGCTACGGCGCCGGGGAGTGGCTGGTCGCCGAGGTCGACGAGTCCGACTCCGGCTTCGCCGACCTGACGCCCGAGGTCGCCGTGATCACGAACCTCGAGGACGACCACATCGCCGGCGACTTCCTGGAGCGGCGCAACTACCACGCCAGCGTCGCCGACCTCGAGGCGGCCGCCAGGCGCTACGCCCTCTCCGCGCGAGCCCTGGTCTACAGCGCCGACTGGCCCGACCTCGGGCGCGTCGTCGCCGGGCACCCCGCCGCCGTGACGTTCGGCGTGTCGGAGGGGGCCGGCTTCAGGGTCACGGACCTCGAGGTCGAGGCGGGCGGCAGCCGCTTCACCCTGCTGCGCCCCGAGGGCGCCCCGCTGGAGGTGCGCCTGCAGGTGCCGGGCCGGCACAACGCCCTCAACGCCGCCGCGGCCGTCGCGGCGCTCACGCAGGCCGGCTTCGACCCCGAGCCGGCGCTGGAGAGCCTGGCGGCCTTCGGGGGCGTGGGGCGCCGCTGGCAGGTGTGGGGGGAGCTGAGGGGCGCGCTCGTCGTCGACGACTACGCCGTCCACGTGACCGAGGTCAGCACCGTGCTCTCGGTGGCGCGAGCCACGGGCAGGCGGGTGCGGGCGGTGCTGCAGCCGCACAGGTGGGTGCGCACGGCCAGGCAGTGGAAGCAGCTCGCCGAGGCGGCGGCCGCGGCCGACGAGGTGCTGGTCCTCGAGGTCTACGCGGCCGGCGAGGCCCCGATCCCCGGCGTCTCGCCCGACCTCATCGTCGACAGGCTCACGGAGCTCGGCGTCAGGGCGTCGCGGCACGACCTCGCCTCGGCGACGCGCTACCTGAGGGGCGACGCCGCCGCCGGCGACCTCGTGATCACGCTCGGCGCGGGCGACGTCTGGCGCGTGGCCGAGGCGCTGGTGGCGGGGGACGACGGTGCCTGA
- a CDS encoding glycosyltransferase: MSGAGRSAGVDLVLATGGTGGHAFPALAVAREAAARGLAVAVLGAEGGVEERLAEQAGVPFVGVSAGKWERGRPSPLQALRAAAGAAEAVAVLRRLRPRVVVGFGGYASFPGAAAAALLGLPLALHEGNAYPSVVNRWLSRRADLVVVAQEEALRHLRGVRRSVVAPFPVREERRPREEARASLGLPREAVVTLVMGGSQGSATLNREAPAAYRALGCAAPGGREHHVVHAAGRGRAGEVDAAGLPRYHVHEFVDAATAWSAADLAVTRAGMGTLSEAAYHGVPLVMVPLPSSAEDHQLHNARAFAAAGAGVVVEEREVSGLGNAWRSLLEPAARASAAEAAAARTPAGAARRILCAVMELA; this comes from the coding sequence GTGAGCGGCGCCGGCAGGTCCGCGGGGGTGGACCTCGTGCTGGCCACGGGCGGCACGGGCGGCCACGCCTTCCCCGCCCTGGCGGTCGCTCGCGAGGCCGCCGCCCGAGGGCTAGCGGTCGCCGTCCTCGGCGCCGAGGGCGGCGTCGAGGAGCGCCTGGCGGAGCAGGCGGGAGTGCCGTTCGTCGGCGTGAGCGCCGGCAAGTGGGAGCGCGGCCGGCCGAGCCCGCTGCAGGCGCTGCGCGCCGCGGCCGGCGCCGCGGAGGCGGTCGCCGTGCTGCGCCGCCTGCGCCCCCGGGTCGTGGTCGGCTTCGGCGGCTACGCCTCGTTCCCCGGGGCGGCCGCGGCGGCGCTCCTCGGCCTGCCGCTGGCCCTGCACGAGGGCAACGCCTACCCCTCGGTCGTGAACCGCTGGCTGTCGCGCCGCGCCGACCTCGTCGTCGTCGCGCAGGAGGAGGCGCTGCGCCACCTGAGGGGCGTGAGGCGGTCCGTCGTCGCCCCGTTCCCCGTGCGCGAGGAGCGTCGCCCGCGCGAGGAGGCCCGCGCGTCCCTGGGGCTGCCGCGGGAAGCCGTCGTCACCCTGGTGATGGGCGGCTCGCAGGGCTCGGCGACGCTGAACCGCGAGGCGCCCGCCGCCTACCGGGCGCTCGGCTGCGCGGCGCCCGGCGGAAGGGAGCACCACGTCGTCCACGCCGCCGGGCGCGGCCGCGCCGGCGAGGTCGACGCCGCGGGCCTGCCCCGCTACCACGTCCACGAGTTCGTCGACGCCGCGACCGCGTGGTCGGCGGCCGACCTGGCCGTGACGCGCGCCGGCATGGGCACGCTCTCGGAGGCCGCGTACCACGGCGTGCCGCTGGTCATGGTCCCGCTGCCCTCCAGCGCCGAGGACCACCAGCTGCACAACGCCCGCGCCTTCGCCGCGGCGGGCGCCGGCGTCGTCGTCGAGGAGAGGGAGGTCTCCGGCCTGGGGAACGCGTGGCGCTCGCTCCTCGAGCCGGCGGCCAGGGCGTCCGCGGCGGAGGCCGCCGCGGCCCGGACGCCCGCCGGCGCGGCCCGACGTATCTTGTGCGCCGTCATGGAGCTGGCGTGA
- a CDS encoding FtsW/RodA/SpoVE family cell cycle protein has translation MDRTLLFVQLALGALGVVGVAAGEPSAALEHASRVALAVALTVAVSRLRPRAVTRLSPYLFVGTLLLLLGVLAFGITPEGSESRRWLDVGGFTLQPSEFMKIAVIAYLTAFFHNHLGDWQIWRPMLVIGLAVAAIVAQPNLSTGLFIFVLAFAVMVMAGISTTRLVSISLAAALIGLLLGGSYLSQFSYMKDRLVGYADLWGAQERAQDEAYQASQAREAMARGGLTGIGPGRAVAVPEVETDFVAVAIAQSLGLFGVAALVTLYLVLASRGIAIARAVTGPPALLAGGAVAYVCGQAAINLLVACGLFPVTGMPLPGVSYGFNSLLSVAVAFGFVHVAYRQATAEAAERQRPAALAGAAR, from the coding sequence GGACAGGACCCTGCTCTTCGTGCAGCTCGCCCTGGGGGCGCTCGGCGTCGTCGGGGTCGCGGCCGGCGAGCCGTCGGCGGCGCTGGAGCACGCCTCGCGCGTGGCGCTGGCCGTCGCGCTCACCGTGGCCGTCTCGCGCCTGCGCCCGCGGGCGGTCACGCGGCTCTCGCCCTACCTCTTCGTCGGCACGCTTCTGCTCCTGCTCGGCGTGCTCGCCTTCGGCATCACGCCGGAGGGCTCGGAGAGCCGTCGCTGGCTGGACGTCGGGGGCTTCACGCTGCAGCCATCCGAGTTCATGAAGATCGCCGTGATCGCCTACCTGACGGCCTTCTTCCACAACCACCTCGGCGACTGGCAGATCTGGCGACCGATGCTCGTGATCGGCCTGGCCGTCGCCGCGATCGTCGCCCAGCCGAACCTCTCCACGGGCCTGTTCATCTTCGTGCTGGCCTTCGCCGTGATGGTCATGGCCGGCATCTCCACGACCCGCCTCGTCTCGATCTCGCTGGCGGCCGCGCTGATCGGCCTGCTGCTGGGCGGCTCCTACCTCAGCCAGTTCAGCTACATGAAGGACCGCCTGGTGGGCTACGCCGACCTGTGGGGCGCCCAGGAGCGCGCTCAGGACGAGGCCTACCAGGCCTCGCAGGCGCGCGAGGCGATGGCCAGGGGCGGCCTCACCGGCATCGGCCCCGGGCGCGCCGTGGCCGTGCCGGAGGTGGAGACCGACTTCGTCGCCGTCGCGATCGCCCAGTCGCTGGGCCTGTTCGGCGTGGCGGCGCTGGTGACCCTCTACCTCGTCCTCGCCTCGCGCGGCATCGCGATCGCCCGGGCCGTGACCGGCCCGCCGGCGCTGCTCGCCGGGGGCGCCGTCGCCTACGTCTGCGGCCAGGCGGCCATCAACCTCCTCGTCGCCTGCGGCCTCTTCCCCGTCACGGGCATGCCGCTGCCCGGCGTCAGCTACGGCTTCAACAGCCTGCTCTCCGTGGCCGTCGCCTTCGGCTTCGTACACGTCGCCTACCGCCAGGCCACGGCCGAGGCGGCGGAGCGACAGCGGCCCGCCGCGCTCGCGGGGGCGGCGCGGTGA